A genome region from Labilibaculum antarcticum includes the following:
- a CDS encoding LytR/AlgR family response regulator transcription factor: MINCIAIDDEPLALKQITGYIEKTAFLNLQAGFDNAMDALQYINENKIDLIFLDIHMPDLNGMDMAKSLNNGPEIIFTTAYSEYALDGFKVNALDYILKPLDYATFLKSALKAQTHFDRIKIGTEDLKASSNHLFIKSEYKIIRIEIENILYIEGMREYVRIHLENAKPLMTLLSMKKIEEKLPSSTFMRVHRSYIVNLQKITTIERNRIIFNDVYIPISDQYKEKFQNFIDNNFLI, translated from the coding sequence ATGATTAACTGCATAGCCATAGACGATGAGCCATTGGCTCTGAAGCAAATTACAGGATATATTGAGAAAACTGCTTTTCTAAATTTACAAGCCGGTTTCGACAATGCCATGGATGCTTTACAGTACATCAATGAAAACAAGATAGACCTGATTTTTCTGGACATTCACATGCCCGATTTGAATGGAATGGACATGGCTAAATCGCTAAACAATGGTCCTGAAATTATATTCACGACTGCCTATAGTGAATATGCACTTGATGGATTTAAGGTAAATGCACTTGATTACATACTAAAACCGCTTGATTATGCTACTTTTTTAAAATCTGCACTAAAGGCGCAAACACACTTCGATCGTATAAAAATTGGCACTGAAGATCTTAAAGCAAGCTCGAACCATTTGTTTATTAAATCCGAATACAAAATCATCCGAATCGAGATTGAAAATATTCTTTACATTGAAGGAATGAGGGAGTATGTGCGCATTCATCTTGAAAATGCCAAACCCTTAATGACATTGCTTAGCATGAAAAAGATCGAAGAAAAACTGCCCTCTTCAACATTCATGAGAGTTCACCGCTCCTACATTGTAAACCTGCAAAAAATAACGACCATAGAACGTAACCGAATTATTTTTAATGATGTTTACATTCCCATAAGTGATCAATACAAAGAAAAGTTCCAGAATTTTATCGATAACAATTTCCTGATCTAG
- a CDS encoding ferric reductase-like transmembrane domain-containing protein — MEKRIKKINIIAAVFIFLGLPILFLGLGNYPARSILKEGISLLTIIAFCMMLAQFYLARSNKNILKDHKMSKVLKLHKYLGYVFVSILLIHPFLLVLPRYFESGVEPIDAFFTIITSLNSTGIVLGIIAWCLMLILGVSSIFRNRLGMNYKTWRVFHGILSIAFIATAAWHIIDLGRHIHSAMFIFIIVLSGIGIFLLLKTYLLKKSEDTK; from the coding sequence ATGGAAAAACGAATTAAAAAAATTAATATCATAGCGGCAGTATTTATCTTTCTTGGATTGCCAATCCTCTTTCTGGGCTTAGGAAATTACCCTGCACGCAGTATTCTGAAGGAGGGAATTTCATTACTCACTATCATTGCCTTTTGCATGATGTTAGCCCAATTTTATCTGGCTCGCAGCAACAAAAACATCCTAAAAGATCATAAAATGAGCAAAGTACTGAAACTGCACAAATACCTTGGATATGTATTTGTATCTATTTTGCTGATTCATCCTTTTCTACTTGTTCTTCCTCGGTATTTTGAATCGGGAGTAGAACCAATTGATGCTTTTTTCACCATCATCACAAGCTTAAACAGTACAGGAATAGTTCTTGGGATAATCGCATGGTGTTTGATGCTAATTTTAGGTGTAAGCTCTATTTTTCGAAATAGATTAGGAATGAATTACAAAACATGGAGAGTCTTTCATGGAATTTTATCGATTGCTTTTATTGCAACAGCCGCATGGCACATAATTGATCTGGGACGACACATCCACTCAGCTATGTTCATCTTCATTATTGTCCTTTCGGGGATCGGAATATTTTTATTACTAAAAACCTACCTTTTAAAAAAATCGGAGGATACCAAATGA
- a CDS encoding sensor histidine kinase: MIITQKRSENLIYALLWLMVLSLPVFTLKGGDEFNWDRVILEWIRILPFLLIFIINNSLLAPKLFFKQKLIGYSISILTIVILFSVFNNLPQILHDFLFQGPGPERIPMHPEGPMSPDSMGAFPEPPPFGRHSQLRGNKPFSYLIFENMIISFLVVGFNNAIKLGISRQKEELQREEKEKIHLETELSFLRTQISPHFFMNTLNNIHALIEIDQVQAQKSVIELSKLMRYLLNESQQGTATIRAEFEFLNSYIDLMRIRYSDKVKIDVNFEIPDDHQKIPSLLFISLVENAFKYGISYSKESYISIHAKQDQEQLSFEIKNSVSPKSKIEKGTGVGLVNLRKQLDILFDGEQSFDIIESENEYQVKLIIPLKND; the protein is encoded by the coding sequence ATGATAATTACACAAAAACGAAGCGAGAATCTGATCTATGCATTGCTATGGTTGATGGTTTTATCCCTACCTGTTTTCACCCTAAAAGGCGGCGATGAATTCAATTGGGACAGAGTTATTCTGGAGTGGATTCGTATCCTTCCTTTTTTACTGATTTTCATTATCAACAACAGCTTATTGGCTCCCAAACTTTTTTTCAAACAAAAGCTGATTGGGTATTCTATTTCAATATTAACAATTGTTATTTTATTTTCTGTTTTTAACAATTTACCCCAAATATTACACGATTTTTTGTTTCAAGGGCCAGGTCCAGAAAGAATCCCAATGCATCCAGAAGGACCAATGTCACCTGATTCGATGGGTGCGTTTCCCGAACCGCCACCCTTTGGCAGGCATTCACAACTAAGAGGAAACAAACCTTTCAGTTATCTCATATTTGAGAATATGATTATTTCATTTTTGGTTGTTGGCTTTAACAATGCAATTAAACTGGGAATCAGCAGACAAAAAGAAGAATTGCAACGCGAGGAAAAAGAGAAGATTCATCTGGAAACAGAACTCTCTTTTCTGAGAACTCAAATTAGCCCGCACTTTTTCATGAACACACTTAATAACATCCATGCACTAATTGAAATAGACCAAGTTCAAGCACAAAAATCGGTAATTGAACTGTCAAAACTGATGAGATATTTGCTCAATGAATCTCAACAGGGAACAGCAACAATCAGAGCCGAATTTGAATTTTTAAACTCATACATCGACTTGATGCGAATTAGATATTCAGACAAAGTGAAGATTGATGTCAATTTTGAGATACCAGATGATCATCAAAAAATCCCATCCTTACTCTTTATCTCTTTAGTAGAAAATGCCTTTAAATATGGCATTAGTTATTCCAAAGAATCCTATATTTCCATTCATGCAAAACAAGATCAAGAACAGCTATCTTTTGAAATAAAAAACAGTGTTTCACCTAAGTCCAAAATAGAAAAAGGAACTGGTGTAGGATTGGTCAATTTGCGTAAACAACTGGATATATTATTCGATGGTGAGCAAAGCTTCGACATTATTGAATCTGAAAATGAATATCAAGTAAAACTAATTATACCTTTAAAAAATGATTAA
- a CDS encoding FAD-dependent oxidoreductase, which produces MTNTNNRNEITRRKFMGLAGGAIGMATLASMGIAGWAANKTDIDLKSLKYIEEETDILVIGGGMAGLFAAVKGHDAGAKTVMISKGRLGSSGQTPFAKGIFAYDPNTAKVSIDEFTATVSRSALGSNNSVYTKQMAEHSFARVQELREWGFFDSALYNKSFSKPINERKIALLERIVITSLIKEQGKIVGAAGFSLDDEKVYIFNAKSVILCTGAGGFKPNGFPICDLTHDGTIMAYNIGAKVTGKEWNDGHLGQATNAADCFNGWHNMFERKPSVNGIEVHHDLGVDLNYVAYTNGNPVQMSPPGAGANKKTSGGPFTPDEFNRSGQENRKEGPMNGPEDGKRPPRGEKSGEGGGPPGMGGVSVGGSSAGMAIHKSEGLVPINDKCESNIPGLYAAGDALGSHMSGGIYTQIGSSLAGSAVQGAIAGEAAAEYSANISTHVISKGKIQDIKEKILAPLHREAGYSPAWVTQTLQGIMIPNFVLYVKKENMLKAALAYVEELRDHHVPMLRAADMHELRLAHETVNMITTAEMKLKASLMRKESRCSHYRMDYPEMDNENWQAWINIFKGDDGSMQFEKQPFGSWPKPNSI; this is translated from the coding sequence ATGACAAATACAAATAACAGAAATGAAATAACCCGTAGAAAATTTATGGGACTGGCCGGCGGAGCAATTGGCATGGCGACTCTTGCCTCAATGGGTATTGCAGGTTGGGCTGCAAACAAAACAGATATTGATCTAAAATCATTAAAATACATAGAAGAAGAAACTGACATTTTGGTTATTGGCGGTGGAATGGCTGGACTATTTGCAGCTGTTAAGGGACATGATGCCGGCGCGAAAACAGTGATGATTTCAAAAGGAAGACTTGGTTCATCGGGGCAAACGCCTTTTGCCAAAGGTATTTTTGCTTACGATCCAAACACAGCGAAAGTCTCCATTGATGAATTTACTGCTACGGTTTCTCGTTCCGCATTGGGATCGAACAACTCGGTATACACCAAACAAATGGCTGAACACTCGTTCGCAAGAGTTCAAGAGCTTCGCGAATGGGGATTTTTCGATTCTGCATTGTACAACAAGTCATTCAGCAAACCGATAAACGAAAGAAAAATTGCTTTACTGGAACGAATTGTAATCACCAGTTTAATAAAAGAGCAGGGTAAAATTGTCGGCGCTGCAGGTTTTAGTCTCGATGATGAGAAGGTTTACATTTTTAATGCAAAAAGTGTTATTCTTTGTACCGGAGCTGGAGGGTTTAAACCTAATGGGTTCCCCATTTGTGACCTTACTCACGATGGAACAATAATGGCTTATAATATTGGAGCCAAAGTAACAGGAAAAGAATGGAATGATGGCCACCTGGGACAAGCCACAAATGCCGCTGACTGTTTCAATGGATGGCACAATATGTTCGAACGCAAACCAAGTGTGAATGGTATTGAAGTCCATCACGATTTAGGTGTTGACTTGAACTACGTAGCCTACACCAATGGAAATCCTGTGCAAATGAGTCCTCCGGGTGCTGGAGCCAATAAGAAAACTTCTGGTGGACCATTCACTCCAGATGAATTCAATCGAAGTGGACAAGAAAATCGTAAAGAGGGACCTATGAATGGACCCGAAGATGGTAAAAGACCGCCAAGAGGAGAAAAGTCAGGTGAAGGTGGAGGCCCTCCAGGAATGGGTGGTGTATCAGTAGGTGGATCATCTGCAGGAATGGCCATACACAAATCGGAAGGACTCGTACCCATTAACGACAAATGTGAATCGAACATTCCTGGATTGTATGCTGCGGGCGATGCTCTCGGCTCTCACATGTCTGGAGGTATTTATACTCAAATAGGCTCATCATTAGCAGGCTCAGCTGTTCAGGGGGCAATTGCCGGCGAAGCTGCTGCAGAATATTCTGCCAATATAAGCACGCATGTAATTTCTAAAGGTAAAATTCAAGACATTAAAGAAAAAATATTGGCTCCCTTGCATCGGGAAGCAGGTTACAGTCCGGCTTGGGTAACCCAAACCTTACAAGGAATCATGATTCCGAACTTTGTTTTGTATGTAAAAAAAGAGAACATGCTTAAGGCTGCTCTAGCCTATGTTGAAGAATTACGCGATCACCATGTTCCCATGCTAAGAGCAGCTGATATGCACGAATTGCGATTGGCCCACGAAACGGTTAATATGATTACAACTGCTGAAATGAAACTGAAAGCATCCCTGATGCGGAAAGAAAGCCGTTGCAGTCATTATCGCATGGATTATCCTGAAATGGACAATGAAAACTGGCAGGCCTGGATTAATATTTTTAAAGGAGATGATGGCAGTATGCAATTTGAGAAACAGCCATTCGGAAGCTGGCCAAAGCCTAATTCAATTTAA
- a CDS encoding Lcl C-terminal domain-containing protein — MRLNWILISSLALLASTFACSDDDTISDSENITENLPDISGYPIVGTNQSTAFNNTTNISTPSSGDDFYGQNANYPGTTPQYVDNGDGTVTDMVTGLMWQNTLDHNSDGLINYDDKLTYAEILALASEVATGDYTDWRVPTIKEQYSLMMFSGRDISGYEGTSTEGLTPFINTDYFGFNYGDTDAGERLIDVQCASTNVSVGNTEIEMVFGVNFADGRIKGYGTTMMGQAKVFNYLMVRGNTTYGENNFSDNADGTISDLATDLMWMQDDSDEGMNWQNALAYAESFEFAGRSDWRLPSAKELQSIVDYSRSPQSSASAAINPIFNCTQITNEAGEVDYPFYWSGTTHATTGNDNNGGWGAYVAFGRAMGNESTILPDDQNPPTEGEQGPPPTDNIDSSSDSINWTDVHGAGAQRSDPKSGDPSEYSEGHGPQGDAVRILNYIRLVRDTK; from the coding sequence TCGCTTGTAGCGATGATGACACTATTTCTGATAGTGAAAATATAACTGAAAACTTACCAGACATTTCTGGCTACCCTATTGTTGGAACAAATCAATCTACCGCTTTCAACAATACAACAAATATCTCGACTCCCTCTTCGGGCGATGATTTTTATGGCCAAAATGCGAATTATCCAGGAACTACACCGCAATATGTTGACAATGGAGATGGAACCGTAACAGATATGGTAACCGGACTCATGTGGCAAAACACATTGGATCACAACAGTGATGGACTTATCAATTATGACGACAAATTAACTTATGCCGAAATACTAGCTTTAGCCAGTGAGGTGGCTACAGGAGATTATACCGATTGGAGAGTACCTACAATCAAAGAACAATACTCCTTAATGATGTTCAGCGGTCGCGATATTAGTGGTTATGAAGGAACTTCAACCGAAGGATTAACACCTTTTATCAATACCGATTATTTTGGCTTCAATTATGGTGATACCGATGCAGGCGAACGCTTGATCGATGTACAATGTGCCTCAACTAATGTATCTGTTGGTAATACTGAAATCGAGATGGTTTTTGGTGTCAACTTTGCAGATGGACGTATTAAAGGCTACGGAACAACTATGATGGGACAAGCGAAAGTATTTAACTATTTGATGGTTCGTGGTAACACGACATATGGTGAAAATAATTTTTCGGACAATGCCGATGGAACAATAAGCGATTTAGCAACAGATTTAATGTGGATGCAGGATGATAGTGACGAAGGTATGAATTGGCAAAATGCTCTTGCTTATGCCGAAAGCTTTGAATTCGCAGGTCGTTCAGACTGGCGCTTACCAAGTGCAAAAGAATTGCAGAGTATTGTTGACTATTCCCGTTCTCCACAATCATCTGCTTCTGCAGCTATCAATCCAATTTTTAACTGCACACAAATAACGAACGAAGCTGGTGAAGTTGATTATCCTTTTTACTGGAGTGGAACAACACACGCAACTACAGGTAATGATAATAACGGTGGTTGGGGAGCCTATGTTGCTTTTGGTCGCGCCATGGGAAACGAGTCTACTATACTGCCAGATGATCAAAACCCCCCAACGGAAGGTGAACAAGGACCTCCTCCTACAGACAATATCGATTCTTCTTCGGATTCAATCAATTGGACAGACGTGCACGGTGCCGGAGCACAGCGTAGCGATCCTAAATCGGGTGATCCAAGTGAATATTCCGAAGGGCACGGTCCACAGGGCGATGCAGTACGCATTCTGAATTACATCCGCTTAGTACGTGACACCAAATAA
- a CDS encoding 4Fe-4S dicluster domain-containing protein: protein MAIENINGCIGCGICVKTCPTDVIRLDPETKKATIKYPADCQICHLCRMYCPVDAITITPEKSIPVIVSWG, encoded by the coding sequence ATGGCTATAGAAAATATAAACGGATGTATAGGTTGCGGAATTTGCGTAAAAACCTGCCCTACCGACGTAATTCGTTTGGATCCGGAAACAAAAAAAGCGACTATAAAATATCCGGCAGATTGTCAAATTTGCCACTTATGCAGAATGTATTGTCCGGTAGATGCCATTACAATTACTCCGGAAAAATCGATACCAGTAATTGTTTCATGGGGGTAA